In a single window of the Luteolibacter yonseiensis genome:
- a CDS encoding TIGR00282 family metallophosphoesterase produces MPAIRILFLGDVVGEPGRKAVIEQLPLLKQSEGLDFIIVNGENSAGGKGITPKIAIDLLRAGAAVITTGDHVWDQQEIVDYFPTEPRLLRPINYPEGTPGKGSVVLETSKGKVAVMQAQGRSFIQPPLENPYLAAEKEAERLRAEGVMAIVMDYHAETTSEKIAMGRMLDGKVSLVVGTHTHVQTADESIFPGGTGYLTDAGMCGPEESVLGRSIESVVWRFKSGLPTRFPVAKGPVRLCGVIVDVDMENGACLAIKRLSLLLPE; encoded by the coding sequence ATGCCAGCGATTCGTATTTTATTTCTCGGTGACGTGGTGGGGGAGCCCGGACGCAAGGCGGTGATCGAACAACTGCCGCTTTTGAAACAGTCGGAGGGGCTCGATTTTATCATTGTGAACGGGGAAAACTCGGCTGGCGGCAAGGGGATCACTCCGAAAATCGCGATTGATCTCCTGCGCGCCGGTGCCGCCGTGATCACCACCGGAGACCATGTGTGGGACCAGCAGGAGATCGTCGATTATTTCCCGACGGAACCCCGGTTGTTGCGTCCCATCAACTATCCCGAGGGAACGCCAGGCAAGGGCAGTGTGGTTTTGGAAACTTCCAAGGGGAAGGTGGCGGTGATGCAGGCGCAGGGGCGTTCTTTCATCCAACCGCCGCTGGAGAATCCCTATCTGGCCGCGGAAAAAGAGGCGGAGCGGTTGCGGGCGGAGGGTGTGATGGCGATCGTGATGGATTACCACGCGGAAACGACGAGCGAGAAGATCGCCATGGGCCGGATGCTCGATGGCAAGGTGTCGCTCGTTGTTGGAACCCATACACATGTCCAAACGGCGGACGAGAGCATTTTTCCCGGCGGGACCGGCTATCTGACGGATGCGGGGATGTGTGGACCGGAGGAATCCGTCCTGGGCCGCAGCATCGAGTCCGTGGTCTGGCGGTTCAAGTCCGGCCTGCCCACCCGTTTTCCGGTTGCGAAGGGGCCGGTGAGGCTTTGTGGCGTCATTGTGGACGTCGACATGGAAAACGGCGCGTGTCTGGCAATAAAAAGGCTCTCATTGTTGTTGCCGGAATGA